In Mucilaginibacter celer, one DNA window encodes the following:
- a CDS encoding FUSC family protein translates to MNAVTKIDSAAWLFTIKCVIGVAICYYFYVEWPTFPFEWAIISVGLGLSFDNTNKAAVDRTVANITGCIAGLVLYPIPIARIMQLSIGLVLIVLIAFKFNKADMIRTAITAFVIVMLQNTGPRLWLIPLERALTTLVGCLVAFLLTLSFNLLLPKKIPSFTKQ, encoded by the coding sequence ATGAATGCTGTCACTAAAATAGACTCCGCGGCCTGGCTTTTTACCATCAAGTGCGTTATAGGGGTAGCAATCTGTTATTATTTTTATGTAGAATGGCCTACGTTTCCATTTGAGTGGGCCATAATCTCGGTGGGGCTCGGCTTATCTTTTGATAATACCAATAAAGCCGCGGTAGACCGCACGGTGGCAAACATAACGGGCTGTATAGCCGGTTTAGTACTGTATCCCATTCCTATTGCCCGCATCATGCAATTGTCCATCGGTTTGGTTTTGATAGTTTTAATAGCATTTAAGTTTAACAAGGCCGATATGATCCGTACGGCTATCACGGCATTTGTGATTGTTATGTTGCAAAATACCGGCCCGCGTTTATGGCTTATTCCGCTTGAGCGGGCTTTAACCACATTAGTTGGATGCCTGGTAGCATTTTTACTTACGCTGAGTTTTAATTTATTGTTGCCAAAAAAAATTCCCTCGTTCACTAAGCAATAA
- a CDS encoding DUF1801 domain-containing protein — MHKEDTTHSYYISKPEPYQSCMLALRDLILRTNPEICHERKFQIPFFTYKGKKLGYIWLNRKKLMLGFCTDRSLLTVPEGVKPKDQYESILIDPNADLPVALITKKLQYCIETINKG; from the coding sequence ATGCACAAAGAAGATACAACACATTCCTATTATATCAGTAAACCCGAACCTTACCAGAGTTGTATGCTGGCTTTAAGGGATCTTATTTTGCGTACAAATCCCGAAATTTGCCACGAGCGTAAGTTCCAGATTCCGTTTTTTACTTATAAAGGAAAAAAACTGGGCTATATCTGGCTCAACCGCAAAAAACTGATGCTTGGTTTTTGCACAGACAGAAGTTTGCTAACAGTGCCCGAGGGTGTAAAACCCAAAGATCAATACGAATCAATACTGATAGATCCTAACGCCGACCTGCCGGTAGCTTTGATCACAAAAAAACTGCAGTATTGTATCGAAACTATCAACAAAGGATAA
- a CDS encoding xanthine dehydrogenase family protein molybdopterin-binding subunit: METNTISRRNFLRVSGLAGTALCLGFYFPANAKNEQLVSATAEASGFDFNAWIRIDTDGKVTLTDHRAEMGQGSFQSVPQIIAEELEVNLSAINVVFAQGNPTKFGSQITGGSSTIRGSYKRLLKLSATAREMLVTAAANEWKVPVSECYAEAGHVIHKPTGKKLNYGELVSAASQLTPPATVKLKETSQYKLIRKPLQRLDTPMKTNGEAVFGLDKKLPGMLYASVERSPRLRGKIKSFDDTAARKVPGVKQVFKIQMMVFNTTRDGVVVIADSTWAAMQGRKALKVEWDDTGFEHVNTTDIYKAHEDLLKTKEGLSAKKQGEPDAVLAKADKKIDVIYQTPYQAHAAMEPLNCIAHYQQDKIEIWGPIQAPDWVQGDISDKFKMPKEKVIVNMTFLGGGFGRKAFLDYTYEAVAISKQIGGPVQVVWTREDDVKQGPYRAGISYRGQGAIENGEISALKFKMAGQNIDHWSNPARDKANNSTTEGFLKPYYDSIKNISFADVPYEMPLPNMWWRSVYASTNGFAYESFLNEMAVLAGQDQLDLRRKYLKDERCQRLIDRMEEVSGWKARKKGDGFGVAITECFETTVGQIVKVSRHTNGKVKIDKVWAVMDCGWYVNPDIIKAQVEGSVVMALGAATIHEITFKNGLVEQSNFYDYLMPRMSDVPPVEVHIMENTADAGGVGEPGLPPFAPALTDAIFDLTGKRIRKLPFNMNEV; this comes from the coding sequence ATGGAAACTAACACCATATCAAGAAGAAATTTTCTCCGTGTTTCGGGGCTTGCCGGAACAGCGCTTTGCCTGGGTTTTTACTTCCCGGCCAATGCAAAAAATGAGCAGCTGGTAAGCGCCACTGCCGAAGCTTCGGGTTTTGATTTTAATGCCTGGATCAGGATAGATACCGATGGTAAGGTTACCCTTACAGATCATCGCGCCGAAATGGGCCAGGGCTCCTTTCAATCAGTACCGCAAATTATTGCCGAAGAACTGGAGGTTAACCTGAGCGCTATCAATGTGGTATTTGCGCAGGGTAATCCAACCAAATTTGGCAGCCAGATAACCGGCGGAAGCTCCACCATCAGGGGATCGTACAAAAGGCTGCTTAAATTAAGCGCTACGGCACGCGAGATGCTGGTTACCGCGGCTGCAAACGAGTGGAAGGTACCGGTAAGCGAATGTTACGCCGAGGCGGGCCATGTTATTCACAAGCCTACAGGTAAAAAGCTTAATTACGGCGAACTGGTATCTGCTGCATCACAGCTTACGCCTCCGGCAACAGTTAAACTAAAAGAAACATCACAATATAAACTGATCCGCAAGCCGCTGCAAAGATTGGATACCCCCATGAAAACCAATGGGGAAGCCGTTTTTGGTCTGGATAAAAAATTACCGGGGATGTTGTATGCCTCGGTGGAACGCAGCCCGCGACTGCGTGGCAAAATCAAAAGCTTTGATGATACGGCGGCGCGGAAAGTACCGGGTGTTAAGCAGGTTTTTAAAATTCAGATGATGGTTTTTAATACCACCCGTGATGGTGTTGTAGTTATTGCCGATTCAACCTGGGCAGCCATGCAGGGCCGGAAAGCGCTAAAAGTTGAATGGGACGATACCGGTTTCGAGCATGTAAACACAACCGATATTTATAAAGCGCACGAGGATCTGCTAAAAACAAAAGAAGGCTTATCTGCAAAAAAACAAGGCGAACCTGATGCAGTTTTAGCGAAGGCCGATAAAAAGATCGACGTGATCTATCAAACGCCTTACCAGGCCCATGCCGCCATGGAGCCTTTAAACTGTATTGCTCACTATCAGCAGGATAAAATAGAGATCTGGGGACCGATCCAGGCACCGGACTGGGTACAGGGCGATATCAGCGATAAGTTTAAAATGCCAAAAGAAAAGGTGATTGTAAATATGACCTTTTTGGGCGGCGGCTTTGGCCGCAAGGCATTTTTAGATTATACGTACGAGGCTGTTGCCATTTCAAAGCAGATAGGTGGCCCGGTTCAGGTGGTTTGGACAAGGGAGGATGATGTGAAACAAGGGCCATACCGCGCCGGCATCTCGTACCGCGGGCAGGGAGCTATTGAAAACGGGGAGATCAGTGCCCTGAAATTTAAAATGGCCGGGCAAAATATTGATCACTGGAGTAACCCGGCACGCGATAAGGCCAATAACAGCACCACCGAAGGTTTCTTGAAACCTTATTACGATAGCATTAAAAACATCAGCTTTGCCGATGTGCCTTACGAGATGCCCCTGCCCAATATGTGGTGGCGCTCAGTTTATGCATCAACCAACGGCTTCGCCTACGAAAGCTTTTTGAACGAAATGGCTGTTTTAGCCGGGCAGGATCAGCTTGATTTACGCAGAAAATATTTAAAAGATGAACGCTGCCAGCGCCTGATTGACAGGATGGAAGAAGTTTCGGGCTGGAAGGCGAGGAAAAAGGGAGATGGATTTGGCGTAGCCATTACCGAATGCTTCGAAACTACTGTTGGGCAAATAGTGAAGGTATCAAGGCATACCAACGGAAAAGTAAAGATAGATAAGGTTTGGGCGGTTATGGATTGCGGCTGGTATGTTAATCCCGATATTATCAAAGCTCAGGTTGAGGGCTCGGTAGTAATGGCCCTGGGGGCAGCTACTATCCATGAAATAACCTTTAAAAACGGTTTGGTTGAGCAAAGCAACTTTTATGATTACCTGATGCCGCGCATGAGCGATGTGCCGCCGGTTGAGGTGCACATTATGGAAAACACTGCCGATGCCGGCGGCGTTGGCGAGCCCGGTTTGCCTCCGTTTGCACCGGCATTAACAGATGCTATTTTTGATCTTACGGGTAAACGCATCAGGAAGCTGCCTTTTAACATGAACGAAGTTTAA
- a CDS encoding TonB-dependent receptor yields MDSNLRISEATHCALKKFLSFSSSLLIVLLLLTTPALAQQTGTIRGTVKTSDGKPAADVTISLKGTTKGAIVNEKGTYQINHVAPGTYTLTAQFVGLASQSQTVEVKANLTQIVDFTLSENNQKLQEVIVSGNKPNKFGNKESAYVARMPLKNLENPQAYSVISSELIKEQVITSFNDALKNAPGLDKLWTSTGRGGDGAGYFSLRGFAVQPTMVNGLPGLTNGGLDVANIERIEVLRGPSGTLFGSSLISYGGVINVVTKKPFDTFKGEVNYTAGSFGLNRITADINTPLDEDKKLLLRVNAAYHDENSFQDAGFKKVRFFAPSLSYKVDDKLSFLVNAEFLSSEGTNPAMLFFDRGTALRAKNLAELGYDPKKSYTSNALTIKNPTTTLQAQMNYRFNDQWTSQTVLSRSTAKSLGYYSYLYEVSQYLPGYPNVSSTFGRYISDQNAVTNTTDIQQNFNGDIKTGSIRHCILVGLDYFSRVAIDNGTGYAGIGMVNMAGDDTGNLSRQYVDSALVSAKGSPSNTQQQVYSAYASDVINFTSTLSAMLSLRVDHFKNGGLSTAASDKYSQTALSPKFGLVYQPIADKLSVFANYMNGFSNVAPVRTQSGQTIVFKPEHANQLEAGAKMNLWDSKLTATVSYYDIKVSDKVRQLGPNEYIQDGKNSSRGFEADIAANPVPGLNIIAGYSHNTSKVIKTADADYLGRRPEEAGPQDLVNAWISYRFDQGAVKGFGLGFGGNYAGENKILNRQTTGVFVLPAYTVLNASVFYSVKSWNLSLKMDNLTNKEYYKGWSTLEAQRPRAFLASLALKF; encoded by the coding sequence ATGGATTCTAATCTACGCATTAGCGAAGCAACGCACTGCGCGTTAAAAAAATTTCTCTCCTTTTCATCATCATTACTTATTGTGTTGCTGTTGTTAACCACCCCGGCGCTTGCCCAGCAAACGGGTACCATAAGGGGGACGGTAAAAACATCCGACGGCAAGCCCGCCGCCGATGTTACTATCAGCTTAAAAGGAACAACCAAAGGCGCAATAGTAAATGAAAAAGGCACCTATCAAATTAACCACGTTGCCCCCGGCACATATACCTTAACCGCCCAGTTTGTAGGCCTGGCATCACAAAGCCAAACAGTTGAGGTAAAAGCAAACCTTACGCAGATTGTGGATTTTACACTATCCGAAAACAATCAAAAACTGCAGGAGGTTATTGTTAGCGGCAACAAACCCAACAAGTTTGGCAATAAAGAAAGTGCTTATGTAGCCCGCATGCCGCTTAAAAACCTCGAAAACCCGCAGGCTTACAGCGTAATTTCAAGCGAATTGATTAAAGAGCAGGTGATAACCAGCTTTAACGATGCACTAAAAAACGCACCCGGCCTTGATAAACTATGGACCTCGACCGGCCGCGGCGGCGACGGCGCAGGTTATTTTTCGTTAAGGGGATTTGCTGTGCAACCAACCATGGTTAATGGCCTACCTGGCTTAACCAATGGCGGCCTTGACGTTGCCAATATTGAACGTATAGAGGTTTTAAGAGGCCCATCGGGAACACTGTTCGGCAGCAGCCTTATCTCGTACGGCGGCGTTATCAACGTGGTAACCAAAAAACCTTTCGATACTTTTAAAGGTGAAGTTAATTACACTGCCGGAAGCTTTGGCCTCAACAGGATTACAGCAGATATCAATACTCCTTTAGATGAAGATAAAAAATTGCTGCTCCGCGTTAATGCCGCTTATCACGATGAAAACAGCTTTCAGGATGCCGGCTTTAAAAAAGTGAGGTTCTTTGCTCCGTCGTTATCCTATAAGGTTGATGATAAGCTATCTTTTTTGGTTAATGCCGAGTTTTTAAGTTCGGAAGGCACCAACCCGGCCATGTTATTTTTTGATCGCGGAACCGCACTGCGTGCCAAAAACCTGGCCGAACTGGGTTACGATCCTAAAAAATCATACACCAGCAATGCCCTTACCATCAAAAACCCTACAACAACTTTACAGGCCCAGATGAACTACAGGTTTAACGACCAGTGGACATCACAAACCGTATTATCGCGCAGCACGGCAAAATCGTTAGGATACTACTCATACCTGTACGAAGTTTCGCAATACCTGCCGGGCTATCCTAATGTATCATCAACTTTTGGCCGTTACATCAGCGATCAAAACGCTGTTACCAATACCACCGATATTCAGCAAAATTTTAATGGCGATATCAAAACCGGCAGCATCCGCCACTGTATTTTAGTTGGCCTGGATTACTTTAGCCGCGTGGCCATTGATAACGGAACCGGTTATGCGGGCATCGGCATGGTTAATATGGCGGGCGATGATACAGGCAATTTATCGCGCCAATATGTTGATTCGGCTTTGGTGAGTGCTAAAGGCAGCCCAAGTAATACACAACAACAGGTATACAGCGCATATGCATCTGATGTAATCAATTTCACATCAACGCTTTCGGCCATGTTGAGTTTAAGGGTTGATCATTTCAAAAATGGGGGCCTCTCAACCGCTGCTTCTGATAAATACTCGCAAACTGCCTTGTCGCCAAAGTTTGGTTTGGTTTACCAGCCCATTGCCGATAAGCTTTCAGTATTTGCCAACTACATGAACGGCTTTAGCAATGTAGCCCCGGTTAGAACCCAGAGTGGCCAAACCATTGTTTTTAAGCCCGAACATGCCAACCAACTGGAAGCAGGTGCCAAAATGAACCTTTGGGATAGTAAACTTACCGCTACTGTAAGCTATTATGATATAAAAGTATCGGATAAAGTAAGGCAATTGGGCCCTAACGAATATATTCAGGACGGTAAAAACTCGAGCAGGGGTTTTGAGGCCGATATAGCCGCCAATCCGGTACCAGGCTTGAATATTATTGCCGGTTATAGCCATAACACCAGTAAAGTGATCAAAACCGCCGATGCCGATTACCTGGGCAGGCGTCCGGAAGAGGCGGGTCCGCAGGATTTGGTTAACGCCTGGATTAGCTATCGCTTTGACCAGGGCGCTGTAAAAGGTTTCGGTTTAGGTTTTGGTGGCAATTACGCCGGCGAAAACAAGATCCTGAACAGGCAAACTACCGGCGTGTTTGTTTTACCGGCTTACACGGTACTTAATGCATCGGTATTTTACTCGGTAAAATCATGGAATTTATCGCTGAAGATGGACAACCTTACCAATAAGGAATACTACAAAGGCTGGTCGACATTAGAGGCGCAACGCCCGAGGGCCTTTTTAGCGAGTTTGGCGCTTAAGTTTTAA
- a CDS encoding XdhC family protein, with amino-acid sequence MKEIIDIVAAYEKAIAENKKTALATVVLVEGSAYRRAGARMLITEDGQLTGAISGGCLEGDALRKARMVILQQEALLVTYDTMDDDDARLGVGLGCNGIIHILIEPIHAGKINPITLLKTAIASRGNSVLGTLFSLQNRKAPQPGSCLCLTGSQLFYDDLQVLPFETQLLADAGDALANQRSAVSAYGQYTAFVEFVKPLISLVIIGAGNDAIPLMKMADVLGWNATVVDGRPMYITEERFPSVKKIIAKPDQILKNLEVNERTAFVLMTHNYNYEIAFLKELLPLQPSYIGILGPKKKLERMLDELEQGGTIISEKNLETIHGPVGLDIGSETSEEIALSIIAEIKAVFSKRNGRSLKYKTTVIHSV; translated from the coding sequence ATGAAGGAAATTATTGACATTGTAGCAGCCTATGAAAAGGCTATCGCCGAAAACAAAAAAACGGCCTTAGCCACCGTGGTACTTGTGGAAGGCTCTGCCTACCGCAGGGCCGGCGCACGGATGCTGATTACCGAAGACGGGCAGTTAACCGGTGCCATAAGCGGCGGCTGTTTGGAGGGCGATGCCCTGCGCAAGGCCCGCATGGTTATTTTGCAGCAGGAAGCTTTGCTGGTTACTTACGATACCATGGATGATGACGATGCCCGTTTGGGCGTTGGCCTGGGCTGTAACGGTATTATCCATATTTTGATCGAACCTATCCACGCTGGTAAAATCAACCCCATTACTTTGTTAAAAACGGCTATTGCATCGCGCGGCAATTCTGTTTTGGGCACCCTGTTTTCGCTCCAAAACCGAAAGGCACCGCAGCCCGGATCCTGTTTATGCCTTACCGGTAGCCAGTTGTTTTACGATGACTTGCAGGTTTTGCCGTTTGAAACCCAACTACTGGCCGACGCCGGAGATGCATTGGCCAATCAACGCTCGGCCGTTAGCGCTTACGGGCAGTACACTGCTTTTGTTGAGTTTGTAAAGCCACTGATATCGCTGGTGATTATCGGCGCTGGCAATGATGCCATCCCGCTAATGAAGATGGCCGATGTTTTGGGTTGGAATGCCACCGTTGTTGATGGCCGGCCCATGTACATTACCGAAGAGCGTTTCCCCTCGGTAAAAAAGATAATTGCCAAACCAGATCAGATCTTAAAAAATCTGGAAGTAAATGAACGCACAGCTTTTGTGCTGATGACCCATAATTACAATTATGAAATCGCTTTCCTGAAAGAGCTGCTGCCCCTGCAGCCCTCATACATCGGCATTTTAGGACCGAAGAAAAAGCTTGAGCGGATGCTTGATGAACTGGAGCAAGGCGGGACTATCATAAGCGAAAAAAACCTCGAAACCATACACGGCCCGGTCGGCCTCGACATAGGTTCGGAAACCTCCGAAGAGATTGCACTATCAATAATAGCCGAAATTAAGGCTGTGTTTTCTAAACGAAACGGACGATCGTTAAAATATAAAACAACGGTTATTCATAGTGTGTAA
- a CDS encoding alpha/beta fold hydrolase, which translates to MITTEVSNNTRTSYHKVQIDGLEIFYRQAGNLGKPLIFLLHGFPSSSHMFRNLIEQLSDDYCLIAPDYPGFGYSSCPHPAKFDYTFDRLSEIVEKLIDELKLSDITFYMQDYGGPIGFRVATRRPELIKGLIIQNANAFEEGIGPDVQKIGTLHAAGDWKALNRVVDYMMSLEGIKEQYIFGTANAGLISPDSYYTDYFLIMQPGRIEVQKILFENYGTNFPLYPEWQQYLKEHQPPTLVAWGNNDKIFPGAGAMAYRQVLPQADVHLFDGGHFLLEEYSKEVAVLIKSFMQSNAGKL; encoded by the coding sequence ATGATAACAACTGAGGTTAGCAATAATACCCGCACCAGCTACCACAAGGTACAGATAGATGGCCTTGAAATTTTTTACCGGCAGGCAGGAAATCTGGGTAAACCCTTGATTTTTTTGCTGCATGGCTTTCCCTCATCCTCGCACATGTTCAGAAACCTGATAGAGCAGTTAAGTGATGATTATTGCCTGATAGCGCCTGATTATCCGGGCTTCGGTTATAGTAGCTGCCCACATCCGGCTAAATTTGATTATACTTTCGACAGGCTGTCTGAAATTGTCGAAAAACTGATTGATGAGCTCAAACTATCCGATATAACCTTTTACATGCAGGATTATGGCGGCCCTATCGGCTTTAGGGTGGCAACACGCAGGCCCGAGCTAATTAAAGGTCTTATTATCCAAAATGCCAACGCTTTTGAAGAAGGCATCGGCCCCGATGTGCAAAAAATAGGAACTCTGCATGCAGCCGGCGATTGGAAGGCGCTTAACAGGGTTGTTGATTATATGATGTCGTTGGAGGGGATTAAGGAGCAATATATTTTCGGTACGGCCAATGCCGGTTTAATCAGTCCGGATAGTTACTACACCGATTATTTTTTAATAATGCAGCCCGGCCGCATAGAGGTACAGAAAATTCTGTTTGAAAATTATGGAACAAACTTCCCGCTGTATCCCGAATGGCAGCAGTATTTAAAGGAGCACCAGCCGCCAACGCTTGTGGCCTGGGGTAATAATGACAAAATTTTTCCGGGCGCAGGCGCTATGGCTTACCGGCAGGTTTTGCCGCAGGCAGATGTCCATTTATTTGATGGCGGGCATTTTCTGTTGGAAGAATACAGCAAGGAAGTGGCTGTGCTGATAAAGTCTTTTATGCAAAGTAATGCCGGTAAACTTTAA
- a CDS encoding c-type cytochrome yields MKKLLVISCFLTMIGVVTLSFRPDVKKKKDVYAALPKDSVGSVKAFMSVYKVLMSARCMNCHPAGNAPLQGDDSHIHTMNIKRGVDGHGLYSARCSNCHQAENTAGLHMPPGNPKWGLPPENMRMVFQGRTPRQLALQLLDTKQNGGRSKQQIIDHMAKDDLVGWAWHPGDGRTLPPMSRAAFAAQVRLWIAKGAYAPSAKAK; encoded by the coding sequence ATGAAGAAGCTATTGGTGATAAGCTGCTTTTTAACAATGATAGGCGTAGTTACGTTATCGTTCCGGCCGGATGTAAAAAAGAAAAAGGATGTTTATGCCGCCTTACCAAAGGATAGTGTTGGTTCGGTAAAGGCATTCATGTCGGTATATAAAGTATTAATGAGCGCGCGCTGTATGAACTGCCATCCGGCGGGTAACGCACCTTTGCAGGGCGATGACAGCCACATCCATACCATGAATATAAAACGAGGTGTGGACGGGCATGGGCTTTACTCGGCACGTTGCAGTAACTGCCACCAGGCCGAAAACACTGCCGGCCTGCACATGCCGCCGGGCAACCCCAAATGGGGCTTACCGCCCGAAAACATGCGCATGGTATTCCAGGGCCGTACGCCCCGCCAGCTGGCTTTACAACTGCTTGATACTAAACAAAACGGCGGACGAAGCAAACAACAAATCATCGACCATATGGCTAAAGATGATTTGGTAGGCTGGGCCTGGCATCCCGGCGATGGCCGCACATTGCCGCCCATGAGCCGCGCAGCATTTGCAGCGCAGGTACGTTTATGGATAGCCAAAGGCGCTTATGCTCCGTCGGCAAAAGCAAAATAA
- a CDS encoding (2Fe-2S)-binding protein, whose product MISITVNGQLHHIDADPNMPLLWAIRDLIGLTGTKFGCGAAQCGACTVHLNGEAVRSCVTKVSRAAGQKVVTIEGLSANNNHPLQLAWNEMNVPQCGYCQSGQLMSAAVLLRENPNPTDQDIDDAMSGNICRCGTYQRVRAAIHKAAAMQAEGAKI is encoded by the coding sequence ATGATCAGCATTACAGTTAACGGGCAACTCCATCATATTGATGCCGACCCCAACATGCCTTTACTTTGGGCCATCCGGGATCTTATCGGTTTAACCGGTACAAAATTTGGCTGCGGGGCCGCGCAGTGCGGTGCATGCACGGTGCACTTAAACGGCGAGGCCGTACGCTCGTGCGTAACCAAGGTAAGCCGGGCTGCCGGGCAAAAAGTGGTTACCATCGAAGGACTTTCAGCTAATAACAATCATCCTTTGCAATTAGCCTGGAACGAAATGAATGTTCCGCAATGCGGTTACTGCCAGTCGGGCCAGCTCATGTCGGCGGCGGTATTGCTGCGCGAAAATCCAAACCCGACCGATCAGGATATTGACGACGCCATGTCGGGCAATATTTGCCGCTGTGGTACCTACCAGCGTGTAAGGGCCGCCATTCATAAAGCAGCCGCCATGCAGGCAGAAGGGGCTAAAATATGA